In Drosophila bipectinata strain 14024-0381.07 chromosome 2R, DbipHiC1v2, whole genome shotgun sequence, one genomic interval encodes:
- the dve gene encoding uncharacterized protein dve isoform X2 — protein sequence MLEEAKSLPLHCVVESVHSLHASLTIDTRQPWKRRPNIETDSYVIIAAATPWSEIVQTALQRLGYSQEVANTARGSLIIKHWKPIPLEQISDNPAVPVSDIVGELTSVITLRIVILRPKTSPLGEIKDKLLKLLVLQSHAVLRSTGCPLDEVTLSQICRSSHQNTYALPGGEISDELRRKFDQWWSNQLSPQAAAMAPKMLPFMTGPSPVPVPVAVPGEMDFPVGTAMAAAAAAAAHAAAAGGAAGNNPLGSMGSRESLLLANEAAHHPVGGPAPGSGHHGNMLVHPMHASMHHHHHHGGSGHGPQYPNQKTRMRTSFDPEMELPKLQKWFAENPHPSRQQIQTYVVQLNALESRRGRKPLDVNNVVYWFKNARAAQKRAEMRGGSLGSAMSALGHAAMNGYLSQHAPLGQNSSSSAGSQPMSMGNLSMSHDYLKSPLSLKSEDIDTMSQHSDDMEEEQSRPNTPQLPLSLTTHERHRSSPLMDDDEEEAAEQPQLQQQGEAKSDGMNGSLNEEERQEKPRDELQDNDKEGSGAEDRQQDSDAQIDAASNLSGSHNNNSHHNNNSSSHNQSHNDQDVSSTPKRTTPKEEDDDLDMDEDEEDNENDASHLDEFRSPSPDMPGGVAPHKDQLPFPMVPNSMFSQSFMYMSHYIPAFGQAAAGHPHHHAAAAAAAAGIQPNALMGGGGLNLSSISNEERRKRNRTFIDPVTEVPKLEQWFAMNTHPSHNLILKYTEDLNTMPYRQKFPRLESKNVQFWFKNRRAKCKRLKMSLYDSNQCAQLGGLGSFVPKYEERD from the exons CCAAATCACTTCCACTCCACTGTGTGGTGGAGTCGGTGCACTCGCTGCACGCCTCCCTAACCATCGACACCCGCCAGCCCTGGAAGCGGCGGCCCAACATCGAGACGGACAGCTATGTGATCATCGCGGCGGCCACGCCCTGGAGCGAGATTGTCCAGACCGCCCTGCAGAGGCTCGGCTACTCCCAGGAGGTGGCCAACACAGCCAGAG GCTCTCTTATAATCAAGCACTGGAAACCCATTCCCCTGGAGCAGATATCCGATAATCCGGCCGTGCCAGTCAGTGATATCGTGGGGGAACTCACATCGGTGATCACTCTAAGGATTGTCATCCTGCGGCCCAAGACATCGCCGCTGGGCGAGATCAAGGACAAGCTGTTGAAGCTGCTGGTGTTGCAGTCGCATGCGGTGCTCCGCTCCACAGGATGTCCTTTGGATGAG GTTACCCTCTCACAGATTTGTCGAAGCTCCCACCAGAACACCTACGCCCTGCCCGGAGGCGAGATCTCCGATGAGCTGCGCCGCAAGTTCGACCAGTGGTGGTCCAACCAACTCTCCCCCCAAGCGGCTGCCATGGCACCCAAGATGTTACCCTTCATGACCGGTCCTTCGCCAGTTCCGGTTCCAGTGGCAGTGCCCGGCGAGATGGACTTCCCGGTGGGCACAGCCATGGCGGCCgcagccgctgctgctgcccatGCCGCCGCTGCCGGAGGAGCCGCTGGAAACAATCCTCTGGGATCGATGGGCAGTCGGGAGAGCCTGCTGTTGGCCAACGAGGCAGCCCATCACCCTGTGGGTGGACCGGCTCCAGGTTCTGGTCACCACGGCAACATGCTAGTGCACCCTATGCACGCctccatgcaccaccaccaccatcacggCGGCAGTGGCCATGGCCCCCAGTATCCTAACCAGAAGACACGCATGCGCACTAGCTTTGATCCGGAAATGGAACTGCCGAAGCTACAGAAGTGGTTTGCCGAGAACCCCCATCCCTCGCGCCAGCAGATCCAAACCTACGTGGTGCAGCTCAACGCCCTGGAGTCTCGCCGTGGCAGGAAGCCTCTGGATGTAAACAACGTGGTGTACTGGTTCAAGAACGCCCGTGCTGCCCAAAAGCGGGCGGAGATGCGGGGCGGAAGCTTGGGCAGTGCCATGAGTGCTCTGGGCCATGCCGCCATGAACGGCTATCTGAGCCAGCACGCTCCCTTGGGCCAGAACTCCAGCAGCAGTGCCGGGAGCCAGCCCATGAGCATGGGCAACTTGTCCATGTCCCACGATTATCTGAAGAGCCCGCTCAGCTTAAAGTCCGAGGACATAGACACCATGTCCCAGCACTCGGACGACATGGAGGAGGAGCAGAGCCGGCCAAACACCCCGCAACTTCCCTTGTCTCTAACCACCCACGAGCGCCATCGTAGCTCTCCTTTGATGGATGACGATGAGGAGGAAGCCGCGGAGCAGCCACAACTCCAGCAGCAGGGCGAGGCCAAGAGCGATGGCATGAATGGAAGCTTGAACGAGGAGGAGCGCCAGGAGAAGCCGCGCGATGAGCTCCAGGACAACGACAAAGAAGGCTCCGGCGCCGAGGATCGTCAACAGGACTCCGATGCCCAAATCGATGCCGCCTCCAACCTGAGTGGCAGCCACAACAATAACagccaccacaacaacaacagcagctcGCACAACCAGAGCCACAATGACCAGGATGTCAGCTCCACGCCCAAACGCACTACGCCAAAGGAGGAGGATGACGACCTGGACatggacgaggacgaggaggacaACGAAAATGATGCAAGCCATTTGGACGAGTTCCGTTCGCCCTCACCCGATATGCCGGGTGGCGTGGCGCCGCACAAGGATCAGCTGCCATTTCCCATGGTGCCCAACTCGATGTTCTCCCAGTCCTTTATGTACATGAGCCACTACATCCCGGCCTTTGGCCAGGCGGCGGCAGGACATCCGCATCATCATGCCGCAGCCGCAGCTGCTGCCGCCGGAATCCAACCCAACGCCTTGATGGGCGGCGGTGGCCTCAACCTGTCCAGCATCTCAAACGAGGAGCGAAGGAAGAGGAACCGCACCTTTATTGATCCGGTCACCGAGGTGCCCAAGCTGGAGCAATGGTTTGCCATGAACACACATCCCTCGCACAACCTAATCCTCAAGTACACCGAGGATCTCAATACTATGCCTTATAG GCAAAAGTTCCCGCGTCTGGAGAGCAAAAATGTGCAGTTCTGGTTCAAGAATCGCCGGGCCAAATGCAAACGCCTCAAGATGTCGCTCTACGATAGCAACCAATGCGCCCAACTGGGTGGACTGGGATCCTTTGTCCCCAAGTATGAGGAAAGGGACTAG